GAGGACATCTTCGACATCATCGCCGCGGACTTCATCAATAAGCCCGAGGAAGGCGCCTATATGCGCTTTTTCGAGAAGCTGAAGATCGAGCCAAAGCGTTCGGTGATCTTCGAGGACATCGACCGCAATCTCGTCGTGCCGCATGCGCGCGGCATGACGACGGTGCTGGTGCTGCCCGCCCATGATGAAGGCCCCGAGCGGGAGCTCTGGGAAATCGCCACGGGCGACGAGCCGCATGTGGATTTCGTGACGGACGATATCGTGGCGTTTTTGGAGGGATTGATCGGGGATTAAGTCGCGAGTTGTTCCATCAAGATCAGATCGGTGTCTTGCGGCTTGGCGCCCGCGGCCGTCAGCATCGCATGAATCTGGCCCCGGTGATGGGTCTGGTGATTGAAGATGTGGCTGACGACGAGCCACTTCGGCTTGATCATATCCGATTGCATGAGGCTTGAACGCCAGATGAGATCGCCGGCGAGCCAGTCGTCGGTAACGGCGTCCGCCCAGGCGATCAGCCTTTCGTCGCAGGCGAGGCGGTCCCGTTTCAAGCCGTCCCAATCGTCTCGATACGAAGCTGATTCGCTCAGCGGCGCGGAGGGCCTCGGGGCGTCGGAAATGCGGCTCAGCCACATATGGTCCGCCCAAAGAAGATGGTTGAGGCTCGCATGAATTGATTTGAAGAAAGCGCCGCGGTTCTTGCGCCGCGCTTCGTCCGACAGGCTGTCGGCGGCGGCGTAAAGGCTGGCGTTTTGCCAGCGATTGTAGCGCGCCATGGTCTGCACAAATGTGGAGCGTATCATGCGATCGTCTTGCTTCTGGAAGCCTACTGCAGCAGCGTCCTTGCCTTCGCCAAAGCCTCCGCCACTTCCGCTTTCGTCGCCGCGCCTTTCTTCTTCGCCTTGCGCGCGCGCCAGTCGAGGCTCTTCACCTGATCGGCGAGCGCGACCGAAGGCTTCGCTTCGGCGAGCGGGACTTCAAATGGATAGGCTTTGATCTTCATCGTCATCGGGCAGCAGAGCATCAACCCCGTCTTGCCGTTATAGGCCTTGGGACTGAGCACCAGCGCCGGACGATGGCCCTTCTGTTCATGGCCCGCCTGCGGATCGAAACTGAGCCAGACGATATCGCCGCGTTCCGGGACGTAAGGCATTTCAATAATCCATTTCGCGCATGTCATTCCCGACGCGCGGAGCGCGATCGGGAATCCAGGGGAAAATTCAGAATGCTTGCGGTTGCTCTGGATTCCCGATCAGGCCTGCGGCCTGTCGGGAATGACACGCGTCGTCGACACGTCATTGATCGATTAAAGCGCCTCGCGGCCGACAGGCGCGCCGAAGTCTTCCTCTTCATGCAGATTGTCGCGTGTGACGCCTGCGAGCAGCGCCTCGAGCGTGAATTCTGGCGCCACAAGCGGCTCGATCACCACGCGCCCTTCTTCGACGCGAACGTCGACCGGCTGGTCGATTTCGAGCCGGGCTTCCTCCATCACCGCGGCCGACATGCGCACGGCGGCAGAATTTCCCCATTTTCTTATGGTCGCGCGCATGGCCTTCCTCCTGATTCCGCACTCACTGCGCGCGCAGCGAAGCGACCCGTCATGACGCAGCGCTCTGGGGATTGCTTCGTCGCTTGCGTTCCTCGCGATGAGCGCGGTGTATCTACAGGGTAGAAACATAGGCGGCGGCGGTCGGCGCGTCAACATTTGCGCCGCGGCGCTTGCCAAGGTTAGTCCGTCATGGCCGGGCTTGTCCCGGCCATCCACGCCGGGACGTTGCGCCAAGCTGCGGGACTCGCGTCACGGCGACGCGTGGATGCCCGGCACAAGGCCGGGCATGACGCGGAGAGTGCGCGCCATGTTTCTTTTCGTTGCGCCTCTCCGCTCACGCTGCCGTGTTGAACTCCCCTCGCCATAGCCTTACAACCGCGCCAGCTTCACCGCATCATTTTCGGGATATTCATGCCGCACACGGGACTAGAGACGCTCATCGCCGCCGCTTTCGAGGATCGCGCCAATATCACCGCCGAGACGCAGGGCGACGTTCGCCGCGCCGTCGACAGCGCGCTGCGTCTGCTCGACGCCGGCAAGCTGCGCGTCGCCGAAAAGATCGAAGGCCAGGAAGGCCCGGAAAGCTGGACGGTCAATCAGTGGCTGAAGAAGGCCGTGCTGCTGTCCTTCCGCTTGAACGACATGGCGGTGATCGCGGGCGGGCCGGGCGGCGCGACCTGGTGGGACAAGGTCCCCTCGAAATTCGTCGGCTGGGGCGCGTCCGAACATAGCGCGGCGGGCTTCCGCTCCGTGCCGGGCGCGATCGTGCGCCATTCGGCCTATGTGGCGCCGGGCGCGATCCTGATGCCCTCCTTCGTCAATCTCGGCGCCTATGTCGACAGCGGCACGATGGTCGACACCTGGGTCACGGTCGGCTCCTGCGCGCAGATCGGCAAGAATGTTCACTTGTCTGGCGGCGTCGGCATCGGCGGCGTGCTCGAGCCCTTGCAGGCCAATCCCACCATCATCGAGGACGACTGCTTTATCGGCGCTCGTTCCGAAGTCGTCGAAGGCGTCGTCGTCGGCAAGGGCTCGGTGCTGTCGATGGGCGTCTTCATCGGCGCCTCGACCAAGATCATTGATCGCGCCACCGGTAAGATCCACATGGGCTATGTGCCGCCCTATTCGGTGGTCGTCTCCGGCAGTCTGCCGGGCAAGCCCTTGCCGGACGGAACGCCCGGCCCGTCGCTCTATTGCGCGGTGATCGTAAAGACGGTCGATGCGCAGACGCGCAGCAAGACCGGCATCAACGAGCTGCTGAGGGATTGATGGACGCCGAGCGCCTGCGCTTTCTCTACCGAACCGATCAAGGCCGCATTGATCGCGCGACCTGGCGGCGCGGCGCGGGCGCGCTCATCGCGGTGCTTTTGCCGCTGACGCTGATCTGGTTCGCGCTTGCGCCTTATTCGGTCCACGATCTGTCGACGACGCCCTTCTTCGCGCCGATGACGATTCTCGCCTACGTCTATGTCATCTTTTACGCCTTCGCGGTGATGCTCATCGTCGTGAGCTTCATCAATCTTTCGGCCAAGCGCTGTCGCGACCGCGGCCTCACGCCGCCGCTCGGTCTCGCGAGCCTCGCGCCGCTCCTGGCGCTGCTTGCCGGCGCGGCGCATTTTCTGCAGCCGCGCGTCGCCGAAGTCATGTCGCGCTGGTATGTCTGGGGCGTCGACGCGCTCTTTGTCGCCGCCGCTCTGTGGACCATCTATGAATTGGGCTGGCGGGAGGAGTCGCTGTCGTAGCGCGCTTTACCTCCCCCTTGAGGGGGGAGGTCGGCAGGCGGAGCCTGCCGGGAGGGGGTGAGATGCAGTATTCACCCCACCCCGCCTTGCTTGCGCAAGGCGACCCTCCCCATCGAGGGGAGGGTGAGCGCCGCAACGTCAATGATGCTGACCTGCTCGAACTGAACAAAGCGAATTGACGATGTCGGAGTCCCGCGCTGTCGCGCTCACCCGCGAACTCATCCGCTGTCCGTCCGTGACGCCGGCCGACGCCGGCGCGCTCGACGTCGTCGAGACGGCGTTGAAGGCGGTCGGCTTCGAGACGCATCGAATCGTCTTCTCCGCGCCGGGCACGCCCGACATCGACAATCTCTTCGCCAAGATCGGCGCGGGCGCGCCGCATCTCGCCTTCGCTGGCCACACCGACGTCGTGCCGCCGGGCGATCCCGCGCGCTGGCGCGTCGAACCCTTCGCCGCGCAAATCTCGGATGGCCGCGTCTACGGCCGCGGCGCCTCGGACATGAAGGGCGCCATCGCCGCATTCGCTGCGGCGGCGCTCGCTTACGTCGAGCGTCATGGCGCGCCGAAAGGAACGCTCTCGCTGCTCATCACCGGCGATGAGGAAGGCGTGTCGATCAACGGCACGGTGAAGCTGCTCGAATGGGCGCGCGCGCGGGGCGAGCGCTTCGATCACTGTATCGTCGGCGAGCCGAGCAATGCGTCGACGCTCGGCGACATGATCAAGATCGGCCGGCGCGGTTCGCTCAGCGGACGCATCCGCGTCATCGGCAAGCAGGGCCATGTCGCCTATCCGCAGCGCGCGGAAAATCCGGCGCCGATCATCGCGCGCATCGTCGCTGCGCTCTCAGGACACGAGCTCGACAAAGGCACCACGCATTTCGAGCGCTCCAATCTCGAATTTTCCACGATCGACATCGGCAATCCGGCGGTCAATGTGATTCCCGGCGAGGCGCGCGCGCAGTTCAATGTCCGCTTCAACGACGTCTGGACGCATGATTCGCTGAAAGAACGCATTCTGCAGGTCATCAAGGAAGCGGCGCCGAATGCGAATGTCGAGGTCGAATTCCCGCCGTCGAACGCGAGGTCCTTCATCACCAAGCCCGGCGCCTTCACCGAACTCGTGGTCGACGCGGTGCGGCAGGTGACGGGCCTGACGCCTGAACTCTCGACGACCGGCGGCACCTCCGACGCGCGCTTCATCGTCAATTATTGTCCGGTGCTGGAGTTCGGCCTGACGAATGAAACGATTCACGCGGTCGACGAGAACGCCCGCGTCGCCGACATCGACGGGCTCTGCGCCGTCTATGCGCGCATCATCGAGCGCTATTTCGAGCCCGCATCCGCTCGATGAAGGCGGCCCAAATCGGGTCGGGCGTCCATATTTTGTCGAGGTCGGCCCGGGCGCGCGCCTCTTCCATGCCTGCGCTGATCCGATAAAGATAAAGGAAGGCCGAGACCCGGTAGTTTGCGATGCAATGGACATGCGTCGCAGCTTCGCCGGCGCCTTCAAAAGCCTCGCAGAAGCGATCGAAGTCCGCTTGCGTGGGATTTTGAAAGTCGACCGGAATATGCGTGTAGCGCAGGCCCAGCGTCGCCAGAATCTCCGCTTCGTTCTTCAGCGCCTTCTCACTGGTCGCGGGCGCCAGATTGATCACCTCGCGCACGCCAAGCCCGGCGATCTCATCGAACTGCGCTTGCGTCGGCTGGCCGGACGTCGTGGTCCGCTCATCGAGACGCAGCCAATTGTAGATGTCGACGGGATCGGCCATGGACTCTGTCATCAGGGCTCCGAACTCGGATTAATTTCAGCTCACTTTCAGCCGTCATGGCCGGGCTTATCCCGCCATCCACGCCGGGACATCGCGACTGCTTCGCGCAGAGAAGCCATGTCCGGCTAATGTCTTCACATTTGCCGCGCTTCGTCGCGTGGATGGCCGCGACAAGCGCGGCCATGACGCGGCGAGATGGTGCCTCGTTAACCTGGATTCGGACGCCTGCCTATCTCACACGCTGCGTTTCCCGAGACGGCGAGGCCTCGTCACCCCCGCGCGGCGAGCGGCACGACATTGTGGAGCTGCGCATCCGCGGTCTCGAAGAAGCGCCGCAGATTGCGCGCCGCCTGACGAATGCGCTGCTCGTTTTCGACGAGCGCGAGGCGCACGAACCCCTCGCCATGTTCGCCAAACCCCTCGCCCGGCGCGACGGCGACGTCGGCCTTCTCGATCAAGAGCTTCGAAAACTCGAGCGTCGAGATGTTGCGGAAGCGCTCGGGCGCCGGCGCCCAGGCGAACATCGAGGCGCGCGGCGCCGGGATCGGCCAGCCGGCCTGCGCGAAGCTCTCGACCATCACGTCGCGGCGCCGCTTGTAGATCGCGCGCATCTCCTTGACGCAGTCGTCGGAGCCGTTGAGCGCCGCGACCGCGGCGACCTGCACCGGCGTGAAGGCGCCGTAGTCGAGGTAGCTCTTCACCCGCGCCAGCGCCGAGAGCAGCCGCTCATTGCCGACCGCGAAGCCGATGCGCCAGCCGGCCATCGAGTAGGTCTTCGACATCGAGGTGAATTCGACCGTCACATCCATCGCGCCCGGCACCTGCAGCATCGAGGGCGGTGGATTGTCGTCGAAATAGACTTCGGCGTAGGCGAGGTCGGAGAGCACGAAGATTTCGTGCTTCTTCGCGAAGGCGACGAGATCCTTGTAAAAATCGAGCGAGGCCACTTCCGCGGTCGGATTGGACGGGTAGCAGACGACGACCGCGATGGGTTTTGGAATCGAGTGGATGATCGCGCGCTCCAGCGCCACGAAATAGTCGGGCGTCGGCGCCGAGGGCACGGAGCGGATGACGCCGCCGGCCATCAGAAAGCCGAAGGCGTGGATCGGGTAGGAGGGGTTTGGCACCAGCACCACGTCGCCCGGCGCGGTGATCGCCTGCGCCATATTGGCGAAGCCTTCCTTGGAGCCGAGCGTCGCGACGACCTGCGATTCGGGGTCGAGCGTCACGCCGAAGCGGCGCGCGTAATAGCCGGCCTGGGCGCGGCGCAGGCCGGCGATGCCCTTGCTGGCCGAATAGCGGTCGGTGCGCGGCTTGCCGGCGGTCTCGACGAGCTTGTCGATGACATGCTTGGGGGCAGGCAGGTCGGGATTGCCCATGCCGAGGTCGATGATGTCGGCGCCGCCGGCGCGGGCGCGCGCCTTGAGGCGGTTCACCTGCTCGAAGACGTAAGGCGGCAGACGCTTGATGCGATAGAAATCCGACATTCTGTATTTGTTCCGGAAGGCGCGAAGCGGCAAGTCTAGCGCATTTTGGCGCGGGCGTCAGGGGCGGGCGCCGTGGCTCCAGTGCGATCGGTGAAGGGCTTCCTCATCCTGAGGAGCGTGCGCCGCACGCGTCTCGAAGGGCGAGGAAGCCCGTTTTCGCGTATTTTCCTCACCCTCGTCCTTCGCCGACGTCCGGCGACCCCATCACTCGGTGGTGACGATCACAAAATCCTTGCCCGAGCGGCTGTCGGGCGACAGCGGCGCGTCGGTCAGCACCATTGTCATGCCGGGATGCATGCGCGCCTGCATGGCCGCGTTGAAGGACGGGTCGGCGCGAAGCCGCTGGATCACATCCTGATTCGGCGCGAGCGTCGCATCCTCCTGATGATGCGTTATCGCGCTCCAATGCATGCCGCGCGAATTCTGGTCGGCGCCGTTCAGCACGAACACATGCGAGCCGAGCTTGTCGGCGCCCTCCAAGCCAAGGACGGATTTCGCCACCACATGGTCGTTCTCGATCAGCTCGATCACATGATCGGCGGACGAGGCGACGACGCTGGTGACGGGAAAATTCTCGGCTTCCGTCCAGTCGGAGGGATGCTTCTTGCCCTCAAGCCCGGAGAGCACCTGTTCGAACTCCTGTTCGGCATAGCCGCTCAGCACCATGCCCGGATGGGTCAGCTCCCAGGGGTCGGTATGGGCGCCGGCGATGATGACCGGCGTGCCGATATGGGTGACGCCAAACAGCAGTTCGGAGAATTTCGCCGGCAGCCGCACGCAGCCATGCGACGCCGGATAGCCGGGGAGATTCCCGGCGTGCAGCGCGACGCCCGACCAGGTGAGGCGGTTCATGTTCGGCATCGGCGCGTCGTCGTAAAGCGACGAGTGATGATTCCGGTCCTTCTCCAGCACGACGAAGACGCCGGTCGGCGTCGTATGTCCGGGCTTGCCGGTCGAGCAGGTGGAGGCGGCGATGCGGATGCCGTTGCGATAGACATGCACGCGCTGCTGGGGAAGCGACACGACGACGGAGACGGGTCCCTTCAAAGCGAGCTCGGGGCGCCAGATGAACTCGCCCGGCTTGAGCCGGCCGATCTCCGCCATCTTCTCGTCGCCGAACGCGCGGCGCCCGGCGATGACGGCGCTCGCCAGAAGCATCGCGCCCAAAAATCCGCGGCGGTTCGCTGCAATGATGGTCATGACATGCCCCCCGAAACATGGCCCCCAAGGTCCACGCGTAACGAACCGCGGGTAGCACGAACGTCTTGGTTAACAAAGTGCGGCGGGGCACAGCCGATGCGGCCGAGGCGATCGGAATGGACGCGTCCGCAGCGGGGATGTGTCGCAGTTTGAACATGAGAATCGCTTGGCGCGGTCGGGCGCGCCGGCGTTATCCTTCGGGATTATTCTCTTCGCTCGGAGACGCGCATATGAAAAACAACATTGTCGCCGTGATCAGCGTCTTCGCCCTGACGATTATCGCCGCCGGCGCGTCGGCCTCGACCGCGTCGCAGCGCGAATACAAGCGCGGCTACGCCGACTGCAAGGCCGGCCGCTGGGACGAAAACCAGCATGGCGAATCCTATAAGAACGGCTGCCGCGCCGCCGAGGATCAACGCGTAGGGACGGGGGCAGGGGCCGGCGCCGCGACGAAGCCCGCCGACGGCGGATTGCGCGGCGACAAGACCGCCTGCCTGCTGGCGGTGAAGCGGAAGACCAATAATCCCAAGGTCGTCGTGCTCAGCGTGGAAACCTCGGAGGCGAACAATACAGTGACGATCGGCGTCGGCCCGGATCGCGCGCCCTGGCGCTGCCTCGTCAAACGAGGCATCGTCGCCGACGTGATGTCGCTGACGGATGAGGGGAAGCTGTGAGATTTTGATGGCCGGCGGCCAAAAAAGCTAGAGCCCTTGCCCCCTGCAAAGCTGGCTCTAACTCC
Above is a genomic segment from Methylocystis rosea containing:
- a CDS encoding DinB family protein; translated protein: MIRSTFVQTMARYNRWQNASLYAAADSLSDEARRKNRGAFFKSIHASLNHLLWADHMWLSRISDAPRPSAPLSESASYRDDWDGLKRDRLACDERLIAWADAVTDDWLAGDLIWRSSLMQSDMIKPKWLVVSHIFNHQTHHRGQIHAMLTAAGAKPQDTDLILMEQLAT
- the mazF gene encoding endoribonuclease MazF; translation: MPYVPERGDIVWLSFDPQAGHEQKGHRPALVLSPKAYNGKTGLMLCCPMTMKIKAYPFEVPLAEAKPSVALADQVKSLDWRARKAKKKGAATKAEVAEALAKARTLLQ
- a CDS encoding AbrB/MazE/SpoVT family DNA-binding domain-containing protein, which produces MRATIRKWGNSAAVRMSAAVMEEARLEIDQPVDVRVEEGRVVIEPLVAPEFTLEALLAGVTRDNLHEEEDFGAPVGREAL
- the dapD gene encoding 2,3,4,5-tetrahydropyridine-2,6-dicarboxylate N-succinyltransferase, which translates into the protein MPHTGLETLIAAAFEDRANITAETQGDVRRAVDSALRLLDAGKLRVAEKIEGQEGPESWTVNQWLKKAVLLSFRLNDMAVIAGGPGGATWWDKVPSKFVGWGASEHSAAGFRSVPGAIVRHSAYVAPGAILMPSFVNLGAYVDSGTMVDTWVTVGSCAQIGKNVHLSGGVGIGGVLEPLQANPTIIEDDCFIGARSEVVEGVVVGKGSVLSMGVFIGASTKIIDRATGKIHMGYVPPYSVVVSGSLPGKPLPDGTPGPSLYCAVIVKTVDAQTRSKTGINELLRD
- the dapE gene encoding succinyl-diaminopimelate desuccinylase, yielding MSESRAVALTRELIRCPSVTPADAGALDVVETALKAVGFETHRIVFSAPGTPDIDNLFAKIGAGAPHLAFAGHTDVVPPGDPARWRVEPFAAQISDGRVYGRGASDMKGAIAAFAAAALAYVERHGAPKGTLSLLITGDEEGVSINGTVKLLEWARARGERFDHCIVGEPSNASTLGDMIKIGRRGSLSGRIRVIGKQGHVAYPQRAENPAPIIARIVAALSGHELDKGTTHFERSNLEFSTIDIGNPAVNVIPGEARAQFNVRFNDVWTHDSLKERILQVIKEAAPNANVEVEFPPSNARSFITKPGAFTELVVDAVRQVTGLTPELSTTGGTSDARFIVNYCPVLEFGLTNETIHAVDENARVADIDGLCAVYARIIERYFEPASAR
- a CDS encoding protein tyrosine phosphatase family protein, producing MTESMADPVDIYNWLRLDERTTTSGQPTQAQFDEIAGLGVREVINLAPATSEKALKNEAEILATLGLRYTHIPVDFQNPTQADFDRFCEAFEGAGEAATHVHCIANYRVSAFLYLYRISAGMEEARARADLDKIWTPDPIWAAFIERMRARNSAR
- a CDS encoding LL-diaminopimelate aminotransferase, with product MSDFYRIKRLPPYVFEQVNRLKARARAGGADIIDLGMGNPDLPAPKHVIDKLVETAGKPRTDRYSASKGIAGLRRAQAGYYARRFGVTLDPESQVVATLGSKEGFANMAQAITAPGDVVLVPNPSYPIHAFGFLMAGGVIRSVPSAPTPDYFVALERAIIHSIPKPIAVVVCYPSNPTAEVASLDFYKDLVAFAKKHEIFVLSDLAYAEVYFDDNPPPSMLQVPGAMDVTVEFTSMSKTYSMAGWRIGFAVGNERLLSALARVKSYLDYGAFTPVQVAAVAALNGSDDCVKEMRAIYKRRRDVMVESFAQAGWPIPAPRASMFAWAPAPERFRNISTLEFSKLLIEKADVAVAPGEGFGEHGEGFVRLALVENEQRIRQAARNLRRFFETADAQLHNVVPLAARG
- a CDS encoding L,D-transpeptidase yields the protein MTIIAANRRGFLGAMLLASAVIAGRRAFGDEKMAEIGRLKPGEFIWRPELALKGPVSVVVSLPQQRVHVYRNGIRIAASTCSTGKPGHTTPTGVFVVLEKDRNHHSSLYDDAPMPNMNRLTWSGVALHAGNLPGYPASHGCVRLPAKFSELLFGVTHIGTPVIIAGAHTDPWELTHPGMVLSGYAEQEFEQVLSGLEGKKHPSDWTEAENFPVTSVVASSADHVIELIENDHVVAKSVLGLEGADKLGSHVFVLNGADQNSRGMHWSAITHHQEDATLAPNQDVIQRLRADPSFNAAMQARMHPGMTMVLTDAPLSPDSRSGKDFVIVTTE